Proteins found in one Paenibacillus borealis genomic segment:
- a CDS encoding amidohydrolase, protein MTEQNNREEWPEGLAEQLVAWRRHLHRHPELSFQEENTARFVTDTLASFGSLELSHPTPTSVVARLTGAKPGKTLALRADMDALPILEENEFEFASGKPGVMHACGHDGHTAMLLAAARLLTERRDKLHGEIRFIFQHAEELPPGGAIELVGAGVMDGVDWVFGEHLASQLPVGQIGIAYGDMAASPDNFTIVIKGYGGHAGFPHRAVDTIAVGAQIVANVQHIVSRYTNPLDRLVVSVTQFTAGASHNVIPDTAILKGTVRSFGEQVRRDAREQLLRIVQGITAAHGAEFEFDYVLGYEPVVNDEALTRILEEAAGELVGQSAVIHTPPGMSGEDFSAYQQKVPGTFVNIGAGNPDKGIVFPHHHPKFTFDESALETGVRLFVRVADKLLDWDS, encoded by the coding sequence ATGACAGAGCAAAATAATCGTGAAGAATGGCCGGAGGGTCTGGCGGAGCAGCTCGTTGCCTGGCGGCGGCATCTCCACCGCCATCCCGAGCTCTCCTTCCAGGAGGAGAACACTGCCCGCTTCGTTACAGACACGCTCGCAAGCTTCGGCAGCCTTGAGCTCAGCCACCCGACACCGACCAGCGTCGTCGCACGGCTGACCGGCGCGAAGCCGGGCAAGACGCTTGCTCTGCGTGCAGATATGGACGCCCTGCCGATTCTGGAGGAGAACGAATTCGAGTTCGCTTCGGGCAAACCGGGCGTCATGCACGCGTGTGGCCATGATGGCCATACAGCCATGCTGCTTGCTGCGGCCCGGCTGCTTACAGAGCGGCGGGACAAGCTGCACGGCGAGATCCGCTTCATCTTCCAGCATGCCGAGGAGCTGCCGCCGGGCGGTGCCATTGAGCTGGTCGGGGCGGGGGTGATGGACGGTGTAGATTGGGTATTTGGCGAACATCTGGCCTCCCAGCTGCCGGTCGGACAGATTGGCATAGCCTACGGCGATATGGCCGCTTCACCGGACAATTTCACCATTGTAATCAAAGGCTACGGCGGCCATGCCGGCTTCCCCCACCGGGCTGTCGACACCATCGCGGTCGGCGCCCAGATCGTGGCGAACGTGCAGCATATTGTCTCCCGCTACACGAATCCCCTGGACCGGTTAGTTGTCTCTGTGACTCAGTTCACTGCCGGAGCATCCCACAATGTCATACCGGACACGGCCATTCTCAAAGGCACGGTCCGCAGCTTCGGAGAGCAGGTCCGCCGGGATGCGCGTGAACAATTACTGCGCATTGTGCAGGGCATTACGGCGGCGCATGGCGCTGAGTTCGAATTCGATTACGTCCTCGGCTATGAGCCGGTCGTTAACGATGAAGCGCTCACCCGGATCCTTGAAGAAGCTGCGGGTGAGCTGGTCGGGCAGAGTGCCGTCATCCATACACCTCCTGGCATGAGCGGTGAGGATTTCTCCGCCTATCAGCAGAAGGTGCCCGGCACGTTCGTCAACATCGGCGCCGGCAACCCGGATAAAGGCATTGTATTCCCCCATCACCATCCGAAATTCACTTTCGATGAATCCGCACTGGAAACCGGTGTCCGGTTGTTCGTAAGGGTGGCGGACAAGCTGCTGGACTGGGATTCCTAG
- a CDS encoding carboxymuconolactone decarboxylase family protein codes for MNNLSSSVPESNNSLYTRHTPSFSAKLFAYSPEGFKAFGEFNKQALAAGVLTVKTKELIAVAVSHITGCPYCIEAHIGKSKSEQTTFEEIFESVTVAAAVKAHSAFFNASNALKAFQGSTDADLFPLSNIELVDKLEEVNGDLYNGFHEFLQISLRSGSIPEKEKLLIAVGAALVEGSAYSIEIFTRRAKEAGITLEELAETTLVATVLKAGSAMAHRVNALQAYERE; via the coding sequence ATGAATAACCTAAGCAGCTCAGTTCCGGAAAGCAACAACAGCCTGTATACCCGCCACACCCCGAGCTTCTCCGCCAAGCTGTTCGCATACTCTCCCGAAGGCTTCAAGGCATTCGGCGAATTCAACAAGCAGGCTCTTGCAGCCGGAGTGCTGACTGTGAAGACTAAGGAGCTGATTGCAGTTGCCGTATCGCATATCACCGGATGCCCTTACTGCATCGAAGCCCACATCGGCAAGTCCAAGTCCGAGCAAACCACCTTCGAGGAAATCTTCGAATCGGTGACTGTCGCCGCTGCGGTCAAAGCCCACTCCGCCTTCTTCAACGCTTCGAACGCGCTGAAGGCGTTCCAGGGCAGCACGGACGCCGATCTCTTCCCCCTCTCCAATATCGAACTGGTTGACAAGCTTGAGGAAGTGAACGGGGACCTTTACAACGGGTTCCACGAATTCCTGCAGATTTCACTGCGCAGCGGAAGTATCCCGGAGAAAGAGAAGCTGCTGATTGCGGTCGGAGCCGCGCTCGTCGAAGGCAGCGCGTATTCCATCGAAATCTTCACCCGCCGCGCCAAGGAGGCGGGCATTACCCTAGAAGAGCTGGCCGAGACAACCCTTGTGGCCACCGTGCTCAAAGCCGGCTCCGCTATGGCCCACCGCGTAAACGCACTGCAGGCCTATGAGAGAGAATAA
- a CDS encoding LysR family transcriptional regulator — MEIRLIKTFQTIVKLGNFQRAAEALQYSQPTITIQIKKLEEELGVKLFERGKTITLTTAGRLFHERAGALLQEYDDLNVALVDFIQGDTGLIRVGASEPSASKRLPDILASFTRQKTKVQTKVTIGTTRELAGMLLEDRLDLVLCNQPDPHLELEFYPLLKETFKLIVPDDHPLAGREDLHLKDLKDEKFLFTPGSCAFRIRIEEMITKHIGKLRQSSIEVAGITVIKYFVQSKLGIALAPEVAVMPPIPGTVVKDVADLMEGPSLGILTRRNQASMSRISQELVEEIKRMYA; from the coding sequence TTGGAAATTCGACTTATCAAAACCTTTCAAACCATCGTGAAGCTCGGCAATTTTCAACGGGCGGCGGAGGCGCTGCAGTACTCACAGCCCACCATTACGATTCAGATCAAAAAACTGGAGGAAGAGCTTGGTGTCAAGCTGTTTGAGCGGGGTAAGACCATTACACTGACGACAGCGGGCCGCCTGTTCCATGAGAGGGCAGGGGCGCTGCTGCAGGAATACGATGATCTGAACGTCGCGCTGGTTGACTTCATTCAAGGGGACACCGGCCTTATCCGTGTCGGCGCTTCTGAGCCGTCGGCCAGCAAACGCCTGCCTGATATTCTGGCATCCTTCACCCGGCAGAAGACGAAGGTGCAGACCAAGGTGACGATCGGTACAACGAGAGAGCTGGCCGGCATGCTGCTGGAGGACAGGCTTGATCTGGTCTTGTGCAACCAGCCCGATCCGCATCTGGAGCTGGAGTTCTACCCGCTGCTCAAAGAGACCTTCAAGCTGATCGTGCCGGATGATCATCCGCTGGCCGGGCGGGAGGACCTTCATCTTAAAGACCTGAAGGATGAGAAATTCCTGTTCACCCCCGGCTCCTGCGCCTTCCGCATCCGGATTGAAGAGATGATTACCAAGCATATAGGTAAGCTGCGCCAGAGCAGTATAGAAGTAGCGGGCATCACCGTGATCAAATACTTCGTCCAATCGAAGCTGGGCATTGCGCTTGCGCCGGAAGTGGCGGTAATGCCGCCGATCCCGGGTACAGTGGTGAAGGATGTAGCGGATCTGATGGAGGGGCCTTCCCTTGGCATTCTGACCCGCCGTAATCAGGCTTCCATGAGCCGGATCAGCCAGGAGCTGGTAGAGGAGATCAAACGGATGTATGCCTGA